The DNA sequence TCGCACGGTCTATCAATCTACATCATCAAAATCACTAAAAAAACTATTCGAATCAAAACCAATATTcaagtcaaaatttaaaaatgaCCCTAACTGAATTTCGACGGTGGAGATGGATAATGGTTTAAAAATGAGTAATTTGGTTACTCAAGTTCTGATTTTGGACACTAGAATCATCTTCCAAATTATCTTCAATTCTACGAAATTTCAAGGATGTTCTTCACAACTAATtacatattttaatttttttataagatGACACATCATTAAATATTAACGACGTTACTTAAAATTTAACGGGATGATTGCGATTAGAAAAATTCAAAAAATGAATTACTTATGAATTTATATTTATAGTTCAGGAACCTAAAAAAAAGTGGCTATAATTTAGGgacattaaaattaattttctcaATTTAATTGTTTGTTAAGGTAATATGTTTATTAAGAAGTAAATATCTTATTATTTCTAAAAGGGTAAATTAATTCTAACGTCCATGTCACTTATTTTTTCTAGATACCtgaattataaatataaatttataagtAATTTAGCTTTTAAATTTTTGTCATTGTAATCCTTTTATAATCAGATTGACGCCGTTAGTGTCGGACATTTTTGAATTTCCGAAGAATCTAAGACAATTTTGAAGGTGATTTCGATTTTCAAACTCAAAATTTGAGTTACTAGATCACATGGTTTTCAATACCCTATCAATGTACATCGTCAAAATTATCGAAAAACTAATCGAAGCAACCTTAATTTCcgtcaaaaattaaaaaaaaaatcaaactcAGTTTTGATGGTGAGATGGACGGGGGATTGAAAAATGAGTGTTTTGATTAATCATTTTCAAATTTGGATATCGGAAACTTCAAGAATGTTGTTAAGAGTTTTGCCTATCATTGAAAAGTTAACGAAGTCAATCTCAGTTTTAACGGAAGCACTGTGATTGGAAAAAATTAAAagttaaattatttaaaaatttatttttataatttatgaCCTACAGAAAAGTGTCTATAATTCAGGAACGTTTGATTTAATTTTCTATTTATAAAAAAACTATTAATTTGTAAACTTACTGTAACGAACAAAACAATGTCGAGATAGTTTCAAATTTTTTATCGCATATAACATTTAATCATTTACATTGTAGTGTTGATTCTACTATTTCAAATaagataaaaataatattatagaTAGATTCGGTCTCGCCAAGATCAGGGTTTAGACCGGAATAAATCTAAAATCGACTTTTTTGTTTTTCGTCATTTTGAGGACCCGAGACCAGACTGATGGTCTTGGACTGATGGTGCCTGCCGGTTCTAATGTTTACAGGGTTGCTTTTAAATTTACACACTGCTGAAGTATTTGTAGCAGTTGCTAAGAATTTATATAGTTATACCTAAACAATGGAATGCTAGACTACCTATATACAGAGTGCTCAGCAAACAAATGATACAAACAGATCAATGTATGGACAGTATCGGTCATACGAAATACGAAGAGTATCCATTAGAGCCGCATGAGTATTTATCTCAGTTTACTTCAGAACAGAAACTTGAAACTTCAAATATGGATTTGTTTATCAGTTAAGAGGTTAGAACGAATTTGTGCGTAAAGCCAGAATCAAATCAGCGCATTACAGCTTCTCTCACATAGGAACGGTCACCTAATCTGCAGTAGCAAATATCTATGTAAGAATATAGCAACTTTAGGAATAAGAAATCCAACATATGTAGGACAAAAGAAAAGAAGTGCCTTTTCTCACTTGTATACGAGACGGATGTGCACATTGGGACCATCTTCTTGGTTAGGTGTCAATGTCACCGAACCTTCAATCTGTTGACCTTGTTCAACATCTATTGGATTGTACAAGTAGACGAGCATCTGCAAATATACATCAATACTCAGAAACAAAACTTCACTTAATACATAACAAGGAAATGTAGCTATTTAGTTCTGAATCAAGAAGTACATGAAAATAATACAAGACATGAAAATATCCAAATTAAGATGTTATTCCGATCAAATTTTGACAATTGGGTACCAACATCCTTAATTACTCATGAGAGAGGATTGTTGACATTTAGGAAAGGGCTTTTGCAAATATCTAATTCCTAATATATGAATTAAAGAGGAACTGTGAGCCTGCGATGAATATCTAAAAGACTTTGTTTTGTAATAAATTAGTGAAGGGTTATCCAAGaattataatcctttaaattatCCTATCCCGTTTGTTCTGTTGGAGTAGAGTATATGACTATAATCCCCTCTAATACTTGGTGGGAGGAGGTATTGTTTTATCCCCTCTTACAAGAGGATTATAATCCCCTCGTTGTAATCCCATGTGAAACATACATAGGattgaaattttttattaaagGATTATATTCCCATCCCTAGGACTATCCCTTAAAACAAACATAGAATAAAATTTTAAAGGATTATAGTCCAATCCTACACTTAATTCTTCCAAATAAACATAGGATATGATTATTTAGTCCAACTAATTTTGATGGGTTTAGTTATCTCTGAATTATTATCCCGGGATTACAATCCCATGAAACAAACATGGCCTTACAGACCAACTTGTATTAGGACTACACAGCCCAACAGGCATGGTTCCCTTTTTAGCTTGTGACTTGCGTCCACTGCATAATAATGTCAAAGAAACAACACTAATAATCAACTTGCAGAAGAAGCTATCTTTAGACAATGCTAGTTCAGCCAAATCATAATAACGCCTGTTTcctaaattaaatattattaagtTGCGCTGTGGAGAAGCTTTAAGCATGGTGTTATTGAAGAGTAATGAAAGTAAAAGGTAGCAACATACTGAAAAAATTATTATACTCATACTTGTTCCCAGTGTGTACGCGGCTTGTCAGGTGCTGTTGACAGTACAATTGCTTCATTCATATCATCACGCTTTCTCTTTTGACCACTTATAGTAGGATGATTGCTTGTAGACTGCGTGGGTGGTGTATTAGAATCAGCAGGGGATGTCACAGGGACACTAAATTCGACATCGAACCAGAAAGCAAATCCATGAAATGGAGCTGGAAATGAAATTTAAGATAGTTGTTTAGTTCGACATAAGACTACAGAATATATGCATTAAAACTGCAAATTCTGTGAATAGTATATGTGAATTACACATGATCAACTGTCAGCTTTCATGAGAACAGAACAAGATATATAGATGAAGTTCAATAGTGAAGGACACTGCAAACAATCAGCTTGAGCCTAGTTTCGTATAGATGTACAGTACTATTCTTTCAAAAAGTATTTTAAGTCTTACCATATTGCCATTAGTTTCATCTATTTATATAGAAGCTTGTAAATGTATTTAGTATTTACTAATAGATATTTGTAAATTATAGATATTAAGAAAATGTTATTTTTGTGCAGTTTAGTCGTATTATCTCATCAATTTTTCTTTATGCCAACATCTTTTTATCAGTAATGTATCTATGCTCAATAGAAAAAAAAAACTGATCACTGATTAGTAATATATAGGACTAGATAGGACTAAATCTTATAATTATTCCATTTATGCATACAAAGATATAAGTAGAGTGTTTCACATAGATTCATCATTCAGGTGAAATCGTATTGGCAGGGCAGCCATCCTGAGATAACTATCCGCTTTTTAAGATACTTGATTCAGGCTTGTGATACATTTTTTGCTCAAAAAGATTGACATGATCTCAGGACCTATAGTATATGATATAAGTGGAACATATAAAGTATCAGCAATTAGGGAGGAAAATTCTATTACCTCGAGCCAGCGACTGAAAATTGAAGCTTGATGTAAACATTTTTAGCTCCTGAATACAAACGGTGTAGCAGTCCACATGCTTTACCTGCATCAAAATAAAAGGAAATCTATCATAGCAGGTAAAATTGATTGTACATAGCTTTATATCTCTAGGAAACATCTTATGGACTGCAATTCTATGATATCCACACTATGGATCTTGAAGTGAAAGGACAAACCACTTGTGGCAGAGCTAAAAGATTTTCACTCGTAATTGTCTCCACACAAGGGTCTTCATACGCATCTTGTATCGCCCAAGGTACCATAGCAGACACTACAACACACAAAAAGTTTCCAAGTCAATGTTTAGAGGACTAGAAAAACAGTTTTTATCAATTAGAAAATGCAAACCTGGAGAAAAAATACACAGAGGGCACTTTTCAAAATCTATTATTATGTTGATCAAAGTAGAAGCCTAACTCTATACAAGGTCAAAGTCACAGAAAAATATTACGGAATACTAAACAGGTTGCGTTTTATTATAGGTAAATTCATACACTCACTATCAATTCCATAGACATTGTGCCAGAAATCAATTTTCTCACTGTATCTGTCAGGGAGCGTGACAGGAGCTATGTACAGCTGCAGACAAAGCAAGATACAATCAACATTGATTGTGGTTTAAATGAAATCATTCAAAAGTCCAATTTCAGCTACAAGGGATCAACTCTGGTTTGAGGTTTAGCAAGTTGAATAATGTTAAAATAGCTTTACTTATATCTCTTACTACTTATTAGTAGTAAGAGATATTATTCAAGGGTTCTTCAAAAACCCTCTTAAAAAGTTAGTGTTCCATGTCATAGGATGCTAAACTAAACGCATACATACCGTTGCCCTTGAAGGAATAATAAGACCACCAGGTTTTAGCAGGCGATCCCTGGCTGTAAGGATGCTCCCCAACATGTTCTGCAAAGTAGCCAATGCAAGATATAAAGAATGATTATAACAACGAGACTGTAAACTGAAGCTAGACATGATACCGAAAACAACTTCAATTTGTATCTCATAATGAGAAAATAACCTCATAATCATAGATGAGTAACTGATCCATCCAATCTGAAACTATAACATCAGCCTTTTCATTAATTTCAACATCCTGCAGTTGTGAGAGTAATTAAAAAAActatatatttcagtaataaatCTTAGTAATTTGCTCTAGCACAAAGATTTAATAAACTTATCAATAAAAAGTCAACCTCCACAAATCCACGTAAAACAGTGACCGTTTCAGATAGATTATTGGCCTGCATGACTTTCTGTGCCTGACAAACATAGTCAAAGAGTTGACATAAAGTTTCAAATGACGTCAAACAGAGACCAATCATTAATGCGCAATCATACATATTATATTAGTCATAAAAAGGAACATACAGTAAACAATATGTAATCATGAAACCAACAAACTGTCATGTACTCATATGTGAAAGTTCCAATATATCGAGACCCGTGACTACTAGTATTGATAAGATCTATAGATACATGAAGTGTGTGTGATCTTCTATATTCAGTTTTAACGGATATGAGATGTGGGCACATTTACCACTTTACGATTAATTGTCCACCAATTTTATACTAGATGCTAAAATCCTTAGCAAGCATGTAAAGCTGTATCAGAAGGTATATTAGAAAGAATGAATTTATAGCAACAGAAAAAGTAGTTACTTAGAAAAAAGGATGAAACTAAACAAATTTTAAATATCAGAATACATGATACACTTGAACAGTGTAGCATCTTTTTAACCAATAAAAAAAATCATGCTATAAATTACCTGCACTGCGATTTCAGTGGCTTCCACTGCATATACCTGTAAAACATTTCATGCAGGAAATATATTATTTATGTAGATATGGCTAAAACTGGTTTTCCTCAGATATACGTTACTTAGATTATTGCGTCCCAACTTCAACGATGACTCTAATTATGTATGTGCTAAAGTTACACTAGTTTACTACACATCTTTATAGTTAATGTACATGTGCAGGTGCATTGTGTGCGTATGTGTGAATAGATCA is a window from the Apium graveolens cultivar Ventura chromosome 1, ASM990537v1, whole genome shotgun sequence genome containing:
- the LOC141721708 gene encoding putative protein arginine N-methyltransferase 6 isoform X2, with amino-acid sequence MEGASNDSGDDNDHQRQVFDDGTEPKFDVRDMSIHEAVLKDKVHNETYRAAIKQHQDDYIKDKVVVDVRCGTGILSIFCAHAGARRVYAVEATEIAVQAQKVMQANNLSETVTVLRGFVEDVEINEKADVIVSDWMDQLLIYDYENMLGSILTARDRLLKPGGLIIPSRATLYIAPVTLPDRYSEKIDFWHNVYGIDMSAMVPWAIQDAYEDPCVETITSENLLALPQVVKHVDCYTVCIQELKMFTSSFNFQSLARAPFHGFAFWFDVEFSVPVTSPADSNTPPTQSTSNHPTISGQKRKRDDMNEAIVLSTAPDKPRTHWEQMLVYLYNPIDVEQGQQIEGSVTLTPNQEDGPNVHIRLVYKLGDRSYVREAVMR
- the LOC141721708 gene encoding putative protein arginine N-methyltransferase 6 isoform X1, whose translation is MEGASNDSGDDNDHQRQVFDDGTEPKFDVRDMSIHEAVLKDKVHNETYRAAIKQHQDDYIKDKVVVDVRCGTGILSIFCAHAGARRVYAVEATEIAVQAQKVMQANNLSETVTVLRGFVEDVEINEKADVIVSDWMDQLLIYDYENMLGSILTARDRLLKPGGLIIPSRATLYIAPVTLPDRYSEKIDFWHNVYGIDSELSAMVPWAIQDAYEDPCVETITSENLLALPQVVKHVDCYTVCIQELKMFTSSFNFQSLARAPFHGFAFWFDVEFSVPVTSPADSNTPPTQSTSNHPTISGQKRKRDDMNEAIVLSTAPDKPRTHWEQMLVYLYNPIDVEQGQQIEGSVTLTPNQEDGPNVHIRLVYKLGDRSYVREAVMR